The genomic interval aaatacacaaatatctGCACCAGCGTGATAGGTATcagtggaatatgctctaagAATGATCACAATTACCATGACAGGTTTTAACCCACCAGTGGTATATTAACGCTAATTCTTCGACGTTTTTAGTTGCGGCACCAGTAGCTGTCAGCAAGGTTTCATACACCACCTCCCACGGCGGTTACGGCGGTTTGGGCGGATATGGTGGATACGGAGGATATGGGTACGGACACAGCGGTCTTGGCGGATACTCCGGTCTCGGTGGATACTCCGGTCTTGGTGAGTAAAATTTTAGTTCGAATGTATTATCGCTATTGGTCTTTCAAAGCCAcatcactgaaccgaatttgagtAACTTCATTGTATCATCCAAGCTTGTGTTCCCcgtaaggacataggctattttttatgGCAAGTAGCTGGTGACCATCtcctaaaacacgagcaaagTCGCGATGATAACTAATTAATGTACACACATAAGTTTtaatggtatataatatataacgtttCGTGTACAGGTGGATACGGAGGCTACAGCGGTGGTCACGGTGGATACTACAGTGCCCCCATCGTCAGCGGATACGGTGGCTACTCCGGATACTCCGGCTACGGACACGGCATCGGCGGCTACGGCGCTCACGGCGGACTCGGCTACTACGGACATCATTAAGCCCAGCGCGCCCGTGCAAACAATATGTGTTCATAGATCAAATACTCGAAATTACGTAAGGTCATTGATTTGTACTTTTTAAACTCATTTAGAGAGCTTACTATGACAATCAATTACGTAGAACTCCGCTCACAAACTAGAGTTATATTTATGTGATACTTTTACAACGATTTTTGATAATTGTACATAtgtaataaacttatatatttacctAACTTTATGTTTGATTGTTATGTATCCTTCCTCGATTACATGTGACTTTAAACTTACGTAGTCGATTATTACTGAAATCAACTATAACAATACTGGTTCTCGATAATTAGTTACCAaagtttgaaatgaaaaataatttaattaccttttttaataacaaaatcatTAATTCACTACAAGCATTTCGTTCGCTCCGCtacacataaattaatttaatttcctttacttaaatatttaaaatgatttacttCGTTTTGTTTCGGTAATTTCTTTTAGCAAATTAAGTGATTATTGggcaaaatattttctttgtcatATAGAAATTTAAACCATAGTAACATTTGAAGAATAAAAGTTAATGTGACACTTTCTTGTTCATAATATCAGTAGAGAAGTTGCAGCACAGTACCCAATTGTTTCAGGTTATAATCGACTTTCATGTATAAGATATTCTCTTAGGGAAAAAcagcatttattattaaatgtaaacacaGGATGTAAACCTTTAGAATATTTACTCGCTCATAGGTAATAAGGgaattacaattattacattCATACGTCGACATACATTCTTAAGAAACGTTAAGATTGATAGAAATATAGATTGCTCAAGctatttcgatttttaattgGTGCGTCGAAAGGAAACAATTTACTAGCTAATGTTACACATTTGCACAATTTTAGCAAATGAACACTAATTACATGATTATAGTTTGAATGACGTATGTACAGTCAAAATCAGAaagccttcgtcagttttcaaatttattcctttatcaagtcttaaactcttagtaccttttgattGTAAActtcgaatcattgcgacgcaatatgtcattctcgatcagtgaagcagattatcgctcatactgagcacacgaaaatagatcttaaggtgacgaaccttttcttaccccgactatacAGACAAGCAACAACGCACTAGGATTTACTATATACTGAGTTCAGTTCATTATTCAACTTAACAGTTTTTTGCTTTTATCTTATCGCCTTGGCTGAGTATTCTAAATtcgaatttaattaacatatgtcTGCAGATAAGTGCACAATAGTATATGTATCATACAATATCTGACGACCTACTTGGTCGAGTCGAGtatacactggttttcatgggtaagccgCTTCCGATacgtgttcgattcccggacgagtCGATTTAGAtataattcattagttttctgtgttatCTTTGGGTGTTACCGTTGTTACttgtgattttccataacttAAGTGCTTAGCtgcttacatttggatcagagtgtGAATGTATGCGATgctatccaatatttatttaatatattcatattcttgattagtatagataatatatctatctatatatatttactatagactattattattacctatCAGTATTAGTCAGCCTTACGAAAGCGAAGATAACACAGAGACAGATAACGTCGTTAGAGGCATTTTGATGTCTTGCCCTCTCGCTTTATTGAAGGTTTGGTCTTCCGGAAGAAGAGAGCATTGAATCATTGCGTTGATATTGCAACAACGCGGGTCACGCTGTCATGGGCACAGCGTCGAAGTTGCCGCACGCAGGGTAATTACTACTTGCACTGTTGTCAAACTGTGTGCCTCATGTACATTGCATCGCACTGAGGCACTTGTACCTTCTTTCTGAATTCTTCTACCTTTGTAAATGAGGTATCATGTGATCGGAGTAAGGAAAACTGctcgtgtctaatttcatgaaaattctgccacatgtgcattccaccaacccgcattggaacaacgtggtggaatatattccaaaccctctcctttatggaagaagaggccttagcccaacagtgggaaatttacaggttgttactgtactgtactgtgaTTGGCTCCTGTTTAGTGTTGTTAGTGTGACGGCTTCACTATCAATTACTCCAATCTCAAAATCTGATGGGAAATCCATACGAGAAGCAACAGTTTAATTAGAGGATATTGGCATGTTACCAAATCTCATTTATTTCCTCCTTCTTGGTTAGTGATTGAGTCGGGCCGGGCCGACAAGTAGTAACAGTCAGTCTGAAGCTGGAAATAGAAATAGaaactttacttttctttacttgCATGCTATGATATATCCTGTGTCGGCCATTTTCCCTTGGGCCACCTTTCGAAATCGGTCGGGCGAAATCGGTCAAGAGGACATAGGGACTAAAGGGACAGATTAGGGCTTAAACAGAGATTTAAATTAGTGAGAAActcataaactatttatttacttcCTAATATGAAGACaaacagttataaaaaataaagatatttaaaaaaatcacaaaccAATCAAGTTTTTACAAATAAGTAAAACATAAGTCGTAATATAGCAGattcttatatacatacatatatacactaaaaactaaaacgataaattaaaaacaaattaattaaaatttcatgcaATACGACCCAATTAATATTCGCCGAGTAAAAAAGTCtagaacataaatatttttaagttcataatgaattttaacttttatttattataatgagcaaagaaataaaacaaaataattgaatttatcatTATGCTTACATAATATTCAAACTGCTATAGTTGATAAAATTGGACTAAGatattgtataacaaaataGCGTAGATTTGCGAAATCTTTAATCACTTTAAGAATAAATCTAAGCATCCGATATGCCGTTCCAACAAAGTAatcatgatatttaaataacagcTTGTGATCTTTCGATCGATGGTCACACCCAAATCTCTCAACAAACATAAAAGGTTTTCATTTAGTATACAATAGACAACGCcagttattgtataattttttacatattctGCATCAATAGCCTGTAAAATTATCACTGATAGAAGCCCTTAGCCCTTAGGGCttcctctccttttaaggagaaggattggagcatattccaccccgatgctccaattcgggttggtcgaatacacgtgtggcagaatttctgtgaaattagacacatgcaggttttttcatTACCgtgcaagagatgaattataatcacaaattaagcacttgaaaataccgtggcgcttgcctgggtttgaacccgcaatcatcggttaagacgctcGCGTTATAACAACTCATCTCGCTCTTATATTctaataacaaacaatatttgatatttttatgagatAATTAACAAATGAAAAGAAATTTGTGCTTGCCAGCAGGCATTGACTATATAACCACAATGTGTTGATATTTCTTGTAGTAACAGTCTATGAGCGATGCCTAATTACCATAGTTCACCAAGTCTGCCTTCATATGAACTTTGAaacaagttaaaataataataattacactagAATTTCCTTATTTCACGACATCAGCTGAGGTGGAACAAACGTTggctgtaaataaaattgattaagtTACCTCTCGTTAATTCAATAAGGAGCCCTGCACTTCATACCGAGCCTCGACAGAGCGGTCCCTGGAGGCTACCGCTTACATTTTCCCGAAGGCGTTATTATTCTCTTATGAAATATTGAGACTTAGTGTTACATTTATGGTTCTCGTCGCTCAATATTATATCATGTTtaacatgatttatttttattgaatgactCGCTCTGAATGATATCGGTATTAAatcgtttgaataaaataaatctgttaTAATAAGTTCATGAGGTACAATGTCGTTTACGCCTTTATAGACTTTAAATGTTACCTTTCAGTTGtactactttattcaagtaggcttttagaagcatttattaatcatcatttaacattttaattaaaccaaaggttcggaaagtagattttaccgggAAGAACCAGTAAGAAACGCATATATATACTCGGATACGTTaatggtgtaacttttttaatacattaaaaaacctaatataaacttatactatagctgtaatattaaaaacgaatcaaatcaaaacccTTTATTCAATCGAAACGGCTTCATATGATTTTGTGATGCGCACCCTTCATTAATAAAccataacattaaattttgaCAAGTGAAACCTTGATAGCTAACCTAtactaatatgataataaagaaAGTAACTCTTTTCACTTATATGTCGTTCAGTCACGACCAAGTTATTGAActgaattagatgaaatttgatgtgaaaTATGCTTGAACCCCAAGGATAGTCAAACGTGACCAACTCCTGCAACACAAGGGAAGCCGTGAGCTACCACTAGTGTTGAATAAGTACAGGTCAAGTAATcttaggttttttatttatgaagtaatagctttttataataaaagcttataagaataatattcaCGAGTACACGAGACAAAAGCTATTATATTTAGCGAAGAAAGCAATAAATAACAGAAGAAGTAATATATCATCGTGCAGTAAATGTACCTTCGGGAAAATCCGAAGGTTTTCTCGTCGAGACCGCTCCGTAAATACAGCTGAGATCAAGAACAAAAATCTTAAGACTGATTTTATTACAcgactagcttttgcccgcatCATCGCCCGGGTTTTAACCTTATTAGACTCTCGTCTCGAATATATAGTGGTCTGTGGGTCTGATATCTCTGGGTTCTATCGACATAATGAATTCTTCGTCTATAAGATAGACGAAGAATTTGTTGTTGAATGTGTTCTGATGCATCAATTATTCAGCCGTCATACTAactaatagtataattaaacaaatgttaTTGAAGGCACCATTCATTCCGTCACAGATTTTTCTTCGAAACATCAACAGTTCTTTGTTGATAAGTATGGCTTGTTACAAATTGAGGGTGACGCAGTGTAACTAGCCcgcagttacactggttcacctAACAGACACAACGTTTTAGTGTCCAAGGTTTAATGACGATGTtaggtatggttaatatttattcttatagtTCAAATGACAATCGGCTATGACAACTTACCACAAGGTAAAGGGCCAGTTGGCAGTCGATTTGACTATTACAAGTAACTTCTATgtacaaattaaacataaaggTATCGCATCTTTGATCTCATGATTGGTTAATGAGTTTTACGTCATTAGGATTATCCACGTCACATGATTGATTGttaatttgtttcttttgtttctTTGGTTGTGCATTTTTATACCTGTAAAGTTTAAATGGCCTCTCGTTAAAGTAGATTCAAGGAAAACGTTTAAAACATAACttacataaagataaaaaatgtataaatttttattgcataaaatatCGTTTCCAAAACCTTCAAGCGTCGTGGCTGGAAGTAATTCACTGGACGACAGATCTGTCGCCTCGAAGTAACAGAATGGCTATTATACGTCATACTACTCATAGGATACGcgtacagttattttatttattgtaatttttctatTAAAGATTGGttgtaagttttaaattattattgtttctttccaatatttttacaaatatacctttttaatgctgatgggccacctggtggtaagtggtcaccaccatagaCATAGatacatagacaatggcgctgtaagaaacgtacctaattatttttttgctttcatcgccaataccccgaccttgggaactaagatgttatatcccttgtgcctgcagttacactagctcactcaccattcaaacaaaaacacaacaataccaagtacctgtgttttgcggtagaatatctaagcTAAGCTGTtggttgtattatatttttaaagtaagtttattacttttattttaaatttctctaaatattaaaagtcataAAGTTCCGGAATTTTATACGGTTTTCTGTAATGTACGGAGTGATTAATGAGGAAGGTTTAAGTGCATTCGTTATGATTTTGATCAAAAATTATACCGACCGTTAGTGACGTATATTGcaatattaagtttaattaaattcttattgtacacgtgcgaagccgtgtctgtaaaaaaaaacttttaatagtgtttttacaagattataaattaataataattaataataagatatttcAATCCATTTCTGGTTTATTGAACATcgcctgaccgtatttcgcTGCCTTCCGCCAAAATTGGAATGACGGCTTGACGTATGGCGTTCGGATACTCACACTAAATCTCCTTTAATATGATTATCTTAATACCGTGATCGTCTCAGCTACAGTTGTGATTGTAAAGAATCCGATTGTACAGCATACACGATAGCATAAATACACTAACACAAGTAcagaaaatgttttctttactCTCTTTTCTTTActcgccaagtttccgactccgcaaagtcaatagatccttcttggggcaaggtatccgtttttataataaaattccgcagaaatttttaactttgccgtttagtaaattcaaatcgtttgttaaaaatacattggaagaaaaagcatactattcgatacaagattttgtagatgataaaaagcgtggagttaatacctgttgacttccaagcaggatacattaattgaaataattgtatttaattaacatgacgttgtattttttaaatgttaaaaaagagtaactactgagtttcttgccggttcttctcggtagaatctactttccgaaccggtggtagcttcacttaattgtaaaatgacgattcaaaagtgcttataaaagcctacttgaataaagtttattttgattttgattttttgacttTCACTTTTCACGTTTGGATAGGAAATCCGACTCTATCCGAACGAATTCGGGCACAGGATTAACAGATTGTCAAAGATCAAACCAAACAATGCAACgcttacttggtagtagggctttgtgcaagtctttTTGGGTACGGCTCCTGGTTTTCCCAAGCTGGTGGCGAATGGGTAACATCCCTTATATTACCgcttgttaatatttcatatacgtTCATCAAGcggcaaaatttaaataactaaaagaCTATATGGAATAAGCcgtacatacaatataaatattttttttatttcttatgagaGAGTTTGATATATCTATCTCTTTCTGTAACCCGACGCTCttgattaatttgaaaactatatatttatgtcGACGTAATGTTTCACTAGCTTTATATTCAAAGGTGACAATGACTGATGCATTTCATGACCTGCGACCAGGGGTAAGTTCCCTCGGGTAATTTATGCGCGCTGTTTAGAGTACATATAACACGCGCTTCAACCGACTTCTAAAACGCTATCAGTACGACAAGTATGTATGCAACATTGTAAAAATCAAATTGTATTCGAGTAATATCGACCCGCCCCATaatgctcatactaaatatactgcacaatttttctgatttatttattatattgtccatatattatatacaaaaacgttctTCTCggatcactttatctattaaaaaaatccgcatcaaaatccgttgcgtaattttaaagctaagcatacataggcagATAGATGTAAGCTACTTTGCTTTATAGTACTTATATGATgatgatccatttaggcttccaagcacgtgcgcttaatttcataattgtatgtttgtatgtttgtccgcGAATTTCTCAAAAACCGAACCGAACAGAGTAGGTTTCATTGAAATAAGTCAAGTAGTAagagtcgatatggcccagtggttagaatgcgtgcatgttaaccgatgattgcgggttcaaacccaggcaagcaccgctgaatcatgtgcttaatttgtctttataattcatctcgtgctcagcggtgaaggaaaacatcgcgaggaaacctgcatgtgacaaatttcatagaaattctgccacatgtgtattccaccaacccgtattggaacagcgtggtggaatatgttccaaaaccttctcctcaaagggagaggaggcctttagcccagcagtgggaatttacaggcagttgttgttgttgttgtaagtcaAGTAGATTCAtagatatatttagttttatttttagttcactaAGTGTTTCTAGTATATTGAGgtcgttttattgttttaaaaaataattcgaatatttattttcaaactagtttttaatataacctACATTCTTCGAAATATCGCTttgtcaattaattaaataaaattcaacgtaaaaaatatttataatttaggcGTATAACTTGTTGCGAAGatttgttatttgttgtttttcgtgatttatgaataataatttaactgtatttaattaatataatataatttataaagtagctgtattatttaatttatggtaATCAACTGCTGagttgttttttattagatGAATACCGAACCGGTGTTAACAGTGAATGAATTTAATCTTGTCAAATAACgttacatatgtaaatatttttttagtaatgaaCCAGCGATATAACACAgccaatacaaatattttatattataacaagaaCTAAATCTCTTAAATGTTCATAAAGGTTTGATTTGGTCTTCCATCAGAACCAAATCAAACCTCAACACAGAACAGTCATGCAGAGAGTGAGTATAACTGGCCATAGGAAATACAGTAGCAGTAATTAAATATCCTATGGCGGGCTCCTAATGGAGAGGATACTTtctgaggaaaaggtttggagttTACCCCACCACGCTGCGCTAATGCGGGTTTATGGATATACATGGGAGATACACTCGCCACATATAGATTTCCTGAGGTTGCTTTCTTTCACACATGATTATTATTATCCACGCATTAAGCACGTGGAATTTCAGTACATGAGCAggtttgaactcagaatcatTAATTGAGATCCATAGAGTCaacacatatacacatatatgtataccgAGATGATTTCCTAAATCAATAAGCTGGGTTAACTGGTTATgcgagattaaaaatattatcataacaaGGAAGAATATTAACATAACATGAAAAAATAATGGTAGTTAATTATGTTtccatttcaattattatacttaACAACATTCCTATTACCTCcctataattaaacttaaagctTGTATTTGGAGAGTGTATTTagtttattgtacaccaattaataaataatttagatatgaATTGAAAAAGATGCACAAGAGGAGGACTTATCGCTAAAACACGGAtttcttccaggcaaccttaagccAGAGGAGAGAAACAGATAAAGAAAGACCTCTGTACAAAACAggtataatcataataaataaatacaatgaaatattaatatatttaaaacctaaATTAATTTACAGTACCTGATATCGAAAACACATTCATAAATGTACTTCTCTAgtgagatataaaataatatataataaactatatatactctatttaaataagatatagaGATATTGTAACCATATATTTTGATGTAGCTCTACTATTACGCACTATAGTACCTGATTAAAATCAGGAATatgtaaagtattaaaataatacaacataGAATACAAAATTCCAGTCCACTAATATGTCATCGACGACGTTCAAAACGCTATTTTTCCGCAAAACCTTACCGAATAAtgaatatcattaattaaacaGGATCTCAATATCGATATCGCGTCAATTAACtgtaaagttgtttatttttttatgtctttgATCTTATTATCTTAACCGGTTATTTGTTAACGTTGATATCACCGATTATCGTTCGTCGAGCTTGTGTATCCCTGGCTAATGGTCCCCGGGCGACAAAGCTTAGACACTCCCGTGGGCGCTATCGCCTCTACCGGTAATAGGTATTACTAACTGTCATATTTATGGCTTTTCAACTCCCATAAAACTTCTTGACTAAAAGTAAAACATAGACCTAGTTAGACATAGATCTATCGGCTAGTTTAGTCCTGCTGTTATCAGTATATACGTCACAATTTCTGGAAATATCGTAGTATTCGCGACCATACATCATAATtgcatactataaaacaaagtcgcttaccgctgtctgtccctatttatgcttagatctttagaattacgcagcggattttgatgcggtcttttttaatagatagagtgattcgagagaagagatttttgtatataatatatggacaatatactaaagaaactCTGACAATTttagtttctaatgtgacgtcgtaaaaaaacaatttctgtagtatatttactatcggtattgcactcgtgcaaaGTAATTCATACCGTGACTGTAAACAgtgttattctttaaaataataaagcccAAGAGTAATAAATACACTTGGGGAGAAAGCTCGGAGCTTCGACAACCCTGTTCCaaaattacacacacatatcGCACTATTTGTCCAATACATGCTGTTCTTTAAGTATTAGCACACGggttttgttttaaacatacattgaaataaattaaaaaaaaaaaacctttaaatagACTAGGGCGTATTTTTCTCGGCCTCTAAACGACATTTATTACGAGCGCATTTCGGTTCGACGACACTTAAACGTACGAACATTATCATACATGAATTATTGACAGCATGGAAAATGACGCAAAGATGTATTCAGAAAACAAGTTCTTAGACGGAGTTAATGGTGCGGAGCTGAGATCGAAACTTCGCCGGAACCGCTTAAAGGTGAGTTATAGCAAACTTTGCGTCTAGTGTCGAACCAAACCGCTGACGTTGACTTAACCCGCTGACACGGATCAATGTGtgctttaaaatatgtatatacgttAGATTAGATATGTAGATATCgaatgagatggcccagtcatTAGAACGAGTGCATTTTTAACCGattattacgggttcaaattcTGGCAAGCGCCATTGagttttcaagtgcttaatttgtgtttatgattgaTCTCTTGCTCGGTTgagaaggaaacctgcatctgctCATCCAACTCACATTGGAGCAGGGTGGGGAATTGTGCTCGAAacctcctcgaagggagaggaggcattagcccagcattgggaaatttaccatgtgataatattcttaatgtgagatatatagatttattttatatagataggCAAATGCACCACCTGATAGTTAATTGTCACTACCACCCATGAAAATGGCAAAGCAATAAAGGGAACCTTATTGCTTCCCTTAAAatggagcacaacaatactcgGTATGGATGATTGGTGCGAGTGTTACCTAACCAGATTAATTTAGCCAAAGCTCCACCAAGTACAACCCCGCCACAAGGCAGTACTGCAACTTGTATAGATATACCTAGCtaggtattatatttaattactcagAGGAAGTTCTTGGACCCCAAATTGGAAGCTGAACGATACACCTATTTAGGACATAatcaaatctaatcaaaata from Vanessa cardui chromosome 15, ilVanCard2.1, whole genome shotgun sequence carries:
- the LOC124535855 gene encoding keratin-associated protein 19-2-like, which encodes MKFLIVVALTIAAVAAEDAKKTEKRGLSSLGYGLGSGLGYGGHGIGYGAGYGGLGYGGYGGYGGYVAAPVAVSKVSYTTSHGGYGGLGGYGGYGGYGYGHSGLGGYSGLGGYSGLGGYGGYSGGHGGYYSAPIVSGYGGYSGYSGYGHGIGGYGAHGGLGYYGHH